One genomic segment of Blattabacterium sp. (Blaberus giganteus) includes these proteins:
- a CDS encoding twin-arginine translocase TatA/TatE family subunit, producing MYMDFIFIFSILILLGTFGTTEIVVIVILALLLFGGKKIPELMKGLGTGLKEFKKASEEKDSESEKE from the coding sequence ATGTATATGGATTTTATTTTCATTTTTTCTATATTAATATTACTTGGGACTTTCGGGACCACAGAAATCGTAGTCATTGTAATTCTTGCACTTTTGTTATTTGGAGGTAAAAAAATTCCAGAGCTAATGAAAGGATTAGGGACTGGATTAAAAGAATTCAAAAAAGCTTCTGAAGAAAAAGATTCAGAATCTGAAAAAGAATAA
- the clpP gene encoding ATP-dependent Clp endopeptidase proteolytic subunit ClpP produces MDYHKKSEEFMLYAIKHKRISSLKIDEYIKFMTPYIVEERKLNVAQMDVFSRLMMDRVIFLGTPIEDQVANIVQAQLLFLQSVDSIKDIQIYINSPGGDVYAGLGIYDTMQIVEPDVATICTGMAASMAAVLLCAGVKNKRSALKHSRIMIHQPMGGTQGQASDIEITVREILKLKRELYDIISKHSGLPIEKIEKDSDRDYWMTSVEAKEYGMIDEILEGRKK; encoded by the coding sequence ATGGATTATCATAAAAAATCAGAAGAGTTTATGCTGTATGCCATAAAACATAAGAGAATTAGTAGCTTAAAAATTGATGAATATATTAAGTTCATGACTCCTTATATTGTAGAAGAAAGAAAATTAAATGTAGCTCAAATGGATGTTTTTTCTCGTTTAATGATGGATCGAGTTATTTTTTTAGGAACTCCAATAGAAGATCAAGTAGCAAATATAGTACAAGCTCAGTTATTATTTTTACAATCTGTAGATTCTATAAAGGATATACAAATATATATTAATTCTCCAGGAGGGGATGTTTATGCTGGATTAGGTATATATGATACCATGCAAATCGTAGAACCAGATGTTGCAACTATATGTACTGGAATGGCTGCATCTATGGCAGCTGTATTGCTTTGTGCAGGTGTTAAAAATAAAAGATCTGCATTAAAACATTCTAGAATCATGATTCATCAACCTATGGGAGGAACACAAGGACAAGCTTCAGATATTGAAATAACAGTCCGTGAAATTTTAAAATTAAAAAGAGAACTTTATGATATTATATCAAAACATTCAGGATTACCTATTGAAAAAATAGAAAAAGATTCAGACAGAGATTATTGGATGACTTCTGTAGAAGCGAAAGAATATGGTATGATAGATGAAATATTAGAAGGAAGAAAAAAATGA
- the recA gene encoding recombinase RecA codes for MNEKIEQKRRSLQLVLEKMDKMYGKGTVMKMGDSNTENLEIISSGSLSLDIALGIKGFPKGRIIEIFGPESSGKTTLALHAITQSQKIGGFAGFIDAEHAFDRVYAQKIGVNIKELIISQPDNGEQALEIVDNLIRSGVIDMIVVDSVAALTPKSEIEGEMGDSKIGLQARLMSQALRKLTSSIGKSKSILIFINQLREKIGVYGNPEVTTGGNALKFYSSIRLDIRKGNQIKNGEKILGNKTRVKVVKNKLSPPFRTAEFDIMYGEGISKIGEILDIGVDLGIIKKNASWFSYGDIKLGQGRDSVKEFLKEKQNIINEIQKNIYKNI; via the coding sequence ATGAACGAAAAAATTGAACAAAAAAGAAGATCTTTGCAACTTGTATTAGAAAAAATGGATAAAATGTATGGAAAGGGAACAGTTATGAAAATGGGAGATTCTAATACAGAAAATTTAGAAATCATTTCTTCTGGATCTTTAAGTTTAGACATTGCTTTAGGTATAAAAGGCTTTCCAAAAGGTCGTATTATTGAAATATTTGGACCAGAATCTTCTGGAAAAACAACTCTAGCCTTACATGCTATCACTCAATCTCAAAAAATAGGAGGGTTCGCCGGTTTTATCGATGCGGAGCATGCTTTTGATCGTGTTTATGCTCAAAAAATAGGTGTGAATATAAAAGAATTAATAATATCTCAACCAGACAATGGAGAACAGGCTCTAGAAATCGTGGATAATTTAATTAGATCTGGCGTTATTGATATGATAGTGGTTGATTCTGTAGCTGCTTTAACGCCTAAAAGTGAAATAGAAGGTGAAATGGGAGATTCTAAAATAGGATTGCAAGCAAGATTGATGTCTCAAGCTTTGAGAAAGCTAACTTCAAGTATAGGAAAATCTAAAAGTATATTGATATTTATTAATCAACTCAGAGAAAAAATAGGGGTTTATGGAAATCCAGAAGTAACAACAGGAGGGAATGCTTTAAAATTTTATTCATCAATACGGTTAGATATCCGAAAAGGAAATCAAATCAAAAATGGAGAAAAGATATTAGGAAATAAAACAAGAGTCAAAGTTGTGAAAAATAAATTATCTCCTCCTTTTAGAACGGCTGAATTTGACATTATGTATGGTGAAGGAATTTCAAAAATTGGAGAAATTTTGGATATAGGAGTGGATTTAGGAATTATTAAAAAGAATGCATCTTGGTTTAGTTATGGAGATATAAAATTAGGTCAAGGAAGAGATTCTGTAAAAGAGTTTTTGAAAGAAAAACAAAATATTATAAATGAAATACAAAAAAATATATATAAAAATATATGA
- a CDS encoding sugar phosphate nucleotidyltransferase encodes MKIIIPMAGKGSRLLPHTLNTPKPLMSIAGKTILRRLVENLYKIIQVFSIQEIIFIIGNFGNQVEKQLIRLSHDLSLNPIIYYQIIPLGTADALLKAKNSLTGEPIIVAFSDSLFYQNSFDKEITHDNIIWTKKVKNPHLFGIVKCDSSGVITHFIEKPNNYVSNLAIVGLYYFKNSLLLKKELQSIFDRNIKNEKEYQLTSVLENMRIKGEKFISKQVKEWMDFGNQKRTIYSNSRILSIESKNSKLIHEKVMIKDSLIIKPCSIGKHTSIENSIIGPYVSIGKHTKVKNSNIKKSLIQDYTIIQYANLNHSIIGNQSIYIGEKFKKVSLSDYSVYK; translated from the coding sequence ATGAAAATCATAATTCCCATGGCTGGAAAAGGATCTCGTCTTCTTCCACATACTTTAAATACTCCTAAACCATTGATGTCTATTGCAGGAAAAACAATTTTAAGAAGACTAGTGGAAAATTTATACAAAATTATTCAAGTTTTTTCTATACAAGAAATTATTTTTATTATAGGAAATTTTGGAAATCAAGTTGAAAAACAATTAATAAGATTATCCCATGATCTGAGTCTGAATCCTATTATATATTATCAAATTATCCCACTTGGAACGGCCGATGCTTTGTTAAAAGCTAAAAATTCTTTAACAGGAGAACCAATTATTGTTGCTTTTTCTGATTCCTTATTCTATCAGAATTCTTTTGATAAAGAAATTACTCATGATAATATTATATGGACAAAAAAAGTAAAAAATCCTCATTTGTTTGGAATTGTGAAATGTGATTCTTCAGGGGTTATTACTCATTTTATAGAAAAACCAAACAATTATGTATCAAATCTTGCAATTGTGGGTCTTTATTATTTTAAAAATAGTTTGCTTTTAAAAAAAGAATTACAATCTATATTTGATCGTAATATTAAAAATGAAAAAGAATATCAATTAACATCTGTTTTAGAAAATATGAGAATCAAAGGAGAAAAATTCATCAGCAAACAAGTTAAAGAATGGATGGATTTCGGAAATCAAAAAAGAACTATTTATTCCAATTCAAGAATATTGTCCATTGAATCAAAAAATTCAAAATTAATTCATGAAAAAGTGATGATAAAAGATAGTTTGATTATAAAACCTTGTTCAATAGGAAAACATACAAGTATTGAAAATAGTATTATAGGTCCTTACGTTTCAATAGGAAAACATACAAAAGTAAAAAATAGCAATATAAAAAAATCTTTAATTCAAGATTATACAATAATTCAATATGCAAATTTAAATCATTCAATAATAGGGAATCAATCTATCTATATAGGAGAAAAATTCAAGAAAGTAAGTTTAAGTGATTATTCTGTTTATAAATAA
- a CDS encoding HD family phosphohydrolase, whose product MANFFKFYNKNIAYKILVIIIAILLLTFFFPKKEIFKYEFSEGKTWSYGNLFSPFNFLVPKNSQDINLEIKYLKNNPKIFCIKNEEIVRNIKKKIKKISFIRKNKHYYNVIYRIINTVYKYGYIENYNNNFIKQENKTYIIFFKYKKKWIPISYKKIFTHSKVSKIIENNFRSKNYRANILKKILIKIIVPNLFYSQYHTDFFFHKKIQSIKKIKYSFTKGDNIINNHDIINKNKFKILSYFKKEYENKVWNQRKYYGLVIGYFLMISIIFSLFILYIFYFEKKIFHNNREVNFLVINILLISLITITILKYHSKILYIIPFCILPISIRAFFNFNLSIFIHLITILLLSLITPNSFEFIFLQITAGFLVMLTKKNIYKMANLFMAAVKITITYTITFSLLTLIREGSLVKISLYTFYLFFFSGVLTLFVHPLIFLFEKLLNLTSDISLLELSDTNTPILRLLSQKAPGTLQHVLTVANIAEEAAVAIEANSLLVRIGAIYHDIGKIKNAIFFTENQYNIIDPHENLSPKESAKIILEHVSIGVELAKKYHLPDSVTDFIRTHHGNSVVHYFYDKQKKIHPNIKVDKKQFQYSGPKPFSKETAIVMIADSVEAASKSIKNPSTKDLENLVENIIKKQKIENQFSNADITLKEIEKIKEVLKKKLMNIYHTRIVYPNP is encoded by the coding sequence ATGGCTAACTTCTTCAAATTTTATAATAAAAATATTGCATATAAAATTTTAGTTATAATTATTGCAATCTTATTATTGACATTTTTTTTCCCGAAAAAAGAAATTTTTAAATATGAATTTTCAGAAGGAAAAACTTGGTCTTATGGAAATTTATTTTCTCCATTTAATTTTTTAGTTCCAAAAAATAGTCAAGATATAAACCTGGAAATCAAATATTTAAAAAATAATCCAAAAATATTTTGTATTAAAAATGAAGAAATAGTAAGAAATATAAAAAAAAAGATAAAAAAAATTTCATTTATACGAAAAAATAAACATTATTATAATGTTATTTATAGAATAATCAATACGGTATATAAATATGGATATATAGAAAATTATAATAATAATTTTATAAAACAAGAAAATAAAACTTACATAATTTTTTTTAAATATAAAAAAAAATGGATTCCTATTTCATATAAAAAAATTTTTACTCACAGTAAAGTGAGTAAGATTATCGAAAATAATTTTCGTTCGAAAAATTATCGTGCTAATATTTTAAAAAAAATTTTAATAAAGATTATCGTTCCTAATTTATTTTATAGTCAGTATCATACCGATTTTTTTTTTCATAAAAAAATACAATCTATTAAAAAAATTAAATATTCATTTACAAAAGGAGATAATATTATTAATAATCACGATATTATCAATAAAAATAAATTTAAAATTTTATCCTATTTCAAAAAAGAATATGAAAATAAAGTATGGAATCAAAGAAAATATTATGGTCTTGTTATAGGATATTTTTTAATGATAAGCATCATATTCTCTTTATTTATATTATATATTTTTTATTTTGAGAAAAAAATATTTCATAATAACAGAGAAGTTAATTTTTTAGTTATTAATATATTATTAATATCATTAATTACTATTACAATTTTGAAGTATCATTCAAAAATATTATATATAATTCCATTTTGTATACTTCCTATAAGTATACGTGCTTTTTTTAATTTTAATTTGAGCATTTTTATTCATTTAATAACCATTTTATTATTATCCTTAATTACACCAAATAGTTTTGAATTTATTTTTCTTCAAATCACTGCAGGTTTTTTAGTTATGTTGACAAAAAAAAATATCTACAAAATGGCAAATCTATTTATGGCTGCAGTAAAAATAACTATTACTTATACCATTACTTTTAGTTTACTTACTTTAATTCGTGAAGGATCTTTAGTAAAAATTTCTTTATATACTTTTTATTTATTTTTTTTTAGTGGAGTCCTAACTTTATTTGTTCATCCATTAATATTTCTTTTTGAAAAATTATTAAATTTAACTTCAGATATATCATTATTAGAATTATCTGACACAAATACTCCTATATTAAGATTATTATCTCAAAAAGCACCAGGAACACTACAACATGTTTTAACAGTAGCAAATATCGCAGAAGAAGCTGCTGTTGCAATTGAAGCCAATTCTTTACTAGTGAGAATCGGGGCTATTTATCATGATATAGGAAAGATCAAAAATGCTATATTCTTTACTGAGAATCAGTATAATATTATTGATCCTCACGAAAATTTAAGTCCAAAAGAAAGTGCTAAAATTATTTTAGAACATGTATCAATAGGAGTAGAACTTGCAAAAAAATATCATTTACCTGATTCTGTTACTGATTTTATACGGACTCATCATGGAAATAGTGTTGTTCATTATTTTTATGATAAACAAAAAAAAATACATCCAAATATAAAAGTGGATAAAAAACAATTTCAATATTCTGGACCAAAACCATTTTCCAAAGAAACTGCTATTGTGATGATAGCTGATTCTGTAGAAGCGGCTTCAAAAAGTATAAAAAATCCATCTACGAAAGATTTAGAAAATCTAGTAGAAAATATAATAAAAAAACAAAAAATAGAGAATCAATTTTCCAACGCAGATATTACTTTAAAAGAAATAGAAAAAATAAAAGAAGTTCTGAAAAAAAAATTAATGAATATCTATCATACTAGAATAGTATATCCTAATCCATAA
- a CDS encoding lipopolysaccharide biosynthesis protein, whose translation MYKKLAIQTIVYSIGFIFPRIVNYAFLKFFTISFKREEFSLYTDMYALSFMIIGFLSFGLESTYFRFLYKKNYNKEIVFSTGVIMQLLISSFFFIISINSIKYISYIAGYQNHTEYFLMFFLIIFFDTVCILPMAWLRVNDKYLQYSAINIINILIQSFIIICLFFCENGMDGRKTFFFFIFKWVNSFTDKIGYIFFANMISSLINLFLIFPILLKKVTIRKFNKILAINMLNYGGPIMLGTIAFSINENLDKILIKRCVSDEINGSYSACYKIATFMSLYIRMFRLGIEPFFFKKSKDSDARYYYEEITYIFVLFGLIFYVLICGNINMFMKFLIDKKYHIAIPIIPIIMMGNLFLGVYTNLSIFYKIIDKPIIGTYISLIGVLITFLFNTIFIFIFNNSFMIPAWGTFTSYGTMLIVLYIWGKKKFIKFCNKKIRNIIIHFLFAIFIVFMIKIKKEMELNLFLQFLYLIVIFLLEKKRLINLIK comes from the coding sequence ATGTACAAAAAATTAGCAATACAAACTATTGTCTACTCAATAGGATTCATATTTCCCAGAATTGTTAATTATGCATTTCTAAAATTTTTTACTATTTCTTTTAAAAGAGAAGAATTCTCTCTTTATACAGATATGTATGCATTATCTTTCATGATTATAGGATTTCTTTCTTTTGGATTAGAAAGTACCTATTTTAGATTTTTATATAAAAAAAATTATAATAAAGAAATAGTTTTCTCAACGGGAGTGATAATGCAACTCTTGATAAGTTCTTTTTTTTTCATCATTTCTATAAATTCAATAAAATACATATCCTACATTGCTGGATATCAAAATCATACAGAATATTTTTTAATGTTTTTTTTAATTATATTTTTTGATACAGTTTGTATACTTCCAATGGCTTGGCTTCGCGTAAATGATAAATATTTACAATATTCCGCAATAAATATAATTAATATATTAATACAATCATTTATAATAATATGTTTATTTTTTTGTGAAAATGGGATGGATGGCAGAAAAACTTTCTTTTTTTTCATTTTTAAATGGGTTAATTCTTTTACAGATAAAATCGGTTATATATTTTTTGCAAATATGATCTCTTCTTTAATCAATTTATTTTTAATATTTCCTATTCTTTTAAAAAAAGTAACTATAAGAAAATTTAATAAAATTCTTGCTATAAATATGTTAAATTATGGGGGGCCTATTATGCTAGGAACTATCGCTTTTTCTATTAATGAAAATTTGGATAAAATTTTGATTAAAAGATGTGTTTCAGATGAAATTAATGGATCTTATTCTGCTTGTTATAAAATAGCTACTTTTATGAGTCTGTATATAAGAATGTTTAGATTGGGGATTGAACCTTTTTTTTTTAAAAAATCTAAAGACTCTGATGCAAGATATTATTATGAAGAAATCACTTATATATTTGTTCTATTTGGATTAATTTTTTATGTATTAATATGTGGAAATATTAACATGTTTATGAAATTTTTAATTGATAAAAAATATCATATAGCAATTCCTATTATACCTATAATAATGATGGGAAATCTTTTTCTAGGAGTTTATACTAATTTATCTATATTTTATAAAATTATAGATAAACCTATTATTGGAACTTATATTTCTTTAATCGGAGTATTAATTACTTTTTTATTTAATACTATTTTTATTTTCATTTTTAATAATAGTTTTATGATTCCTGCTTGGGGTACTTTTACATCCTATGGAACTATGCTAATAGTTTTATACATTTGGGGTAAAAAAAAATTTATTAAATTTTGTAACAAAAAAATAAGAAACATCATCATTCATTTTTTATTTGCTATTTTTATCGTTTTTATGATAAAAATAAAAAAAGAAATGGAATTAAATTTATTTTTACAATTTTTATATTTAATAGTTATTTTTCTTTTAGAAAAAAAAAGATTGATTAATTTAATCAAATAA
- a CDS encoding lytic transglycosylase domain-containing protein: MGTTTIRNIMFFMFILKSLVIQSVSKPFLEQKNVINFHKNIRNPKLDLNNIYLEKLWKKMLWGKEKFLSVRKIYHNNKKNTIITNIKPEELRQRLNFLNQKSQIKILKYNSIVHASVESYLRMGKYIGKIISLSDFYFPMFEEKLENYRLPKELKYLAIIESNLNPVVTSKTGAQGIWQFMPETGKIYNLNVNNIYDERNDPIQSTEAACRYLKFLYKKIGNWELVLAAYNAGPGTVDKILQRHKNRKNFWELWESFPKETQSYIPKFIAINYIMNYYKEHNIYTHYPSPYKYKYTETALIPIKEKISLKFFAYSLNISYKDLILLNPKYLVDLIPSGNKLRLPKNKILLFKSKEGFFSKKIHKN; encoded by the coding sequence ATGGGAACGACAACGATAAGAAATATTATGTTTTTTATGTTCATATTAAAAAGCTTGGTGATTCAATCTGTATCAAAACCATTTTTAGAACAAAAAAATGTGATAAACTTCCATAAGAATATTCGGAATCCAAAATTAGATTTAAATAATATATATCTCGAAAAATTATGGAAAAAAATGTTATGGGGAAAGGAAAAATTTTTATCTGTAAGAAAAATATATCATAATAATAAAAAAAATACTATTATTACCAATATAAAACCTGAAGAACTAAGACAAAGACTTAATTTTCTTAATCAAAAATCTCAAATTAAAATATTAAAATACAATAGTATTGTACATGCTTCCGTAGAAAGTTATCTTCGTATGGGAAAATATATAGGAAAAATCATTTCATTATCAGATTTTTATTTTCCTATGTTTGAAGAAAAACTTGAAAATTATCGTCTTCCAAAAGAATTAAAATATTTAGCTATTATAGAATCAAATTTAAATCCTGTTGTAACTTCTAAAACAGGAGCGCAAGGTATTTGGCAATTTATGCCTGAAACCGGAAAAATATATAATCTTAATGTGAATAATATTTATGATGAAAGAAATGATCCTATTCAATCTACAGAAGCTGCTTGCCGATATTTAAAATTTTTATATAAAAAAATAGGAAACTGGGAATTAGTATTAGCCGCTTATAATGCAGGACCCGGAACTGTAGATAAAATATTACAACGTCATAAAAATAGGAAAAATTTTTGGGAATTATGGGAATCATTTCCGAAAGAAACTCAAAGTTACATTCCAAAGTTTATTGCTATAAATTACATAATGAATTATTACAAGGAACATAATATTTATACACATTATCCTTCACCTTACAAATATAAATATACAGAAACTGCACTCATTCCTATAAAAGAAAAAATTTCATTGAAATTTTTTGCTTATAGTTTAAATATTTCCTATAAAGATTTAATTCTTCTCAATCCAAAATATCTTGTAGACCTCATCCCTTCTGGGAATAAATTAAGACTTCCAAAAAATAAAATTTTACTTTTTAAAAGTAAAGAGGGATTTTTTTCAAAAAAAATCCATAAAAATTAA
- a CDS encoding Lrp/AsnC family transcriptional regulator, with amino-acid sequence MILRYNTDEIDNTIVKKLNINARTPYTEISKQISKEVKPLSVGTVHVRVKKLEDAGIIKGSTLIIGYESLGFHLIAFVGILSDSRESKLVKEELKKIPNIVQLYITSGKYNLFCRIIARDPSDARDVISKIGEIKGVLRTESTICLEESINDENRLLSNMLQKHKTAYKYKKEYNKYNKS; translated from the coding sequence ATGATTCTAAGATATAATACAGACGAAATCGACAATACTATTGTAAAAAAATTAAATATAAATGCGAGAACTCCATATACTGAAATTAGTAAACAAATAAGTAAAGAAGTTAAACCATTATCTGTTGGAACAGTTCATGTTAGAGTCAAAAAATTAGAAGATGCAGGAATTATAAAAGGAAGTACTTTAATTATAGGATATGAGTCATTAGGTTTTCATTTAATAGCTTTTGTAGGAATTTTATCGGATTCTCGTGAATCTAAATTAGTAAAAGAAGAATTAAAAAAAATACCGAATATAGTACAATTATATATTACTTCAGGTAAGTACAATTTATTTTGTAGAATTATAGCCAGAGATCCTTCAGATGCAAGAGATGTTATTTCTAAAATAGGAGAAATAAAAGGGGTGCTTAGGACAGAATCTACTATTTGCTTAGAAGAAAGCATAAATGATGAAAATAGATTGTTATCCAACATGTTACAAAAACATAAAACTGCTTATAAATATAAAAAAGAATATAATAAATATAATAAAAGTTAA
- a CDS encoding MBL fold metallo-hydrolase, with protein MKITFLGTGTSQGIPVIGSKHPVCLSKNSKDKRLRSSILIEKEKKIFLIDCGPDFRYQMLRSNHEKLNAIFITHEHQDHIGGLDDIRSINLNMNQSIPIYGLRRVIENLKKRFFYIFSKNKKSNISVITVHELDDCKKFFFVENSKIFPLSIWHDYLPILGFRIENFAYITDASRIPIQTIQKLKGINILVLNVLRKVPKNPFSIILDDTLNIIREICPQKTYLTHISHTFGFHEKIEPQLPKNVYLAYDKLILNL; from the coding sequence ATGAAAATTACTTTTTTAGGAACTGGAACTTCTCAGGGAATTCCTGTTATTGGATCCAAACATCCAGTATGTTTATCTAAAAATTCAAAAGATAAAAGACTAAGAAGTTCAATTTTAATTGAAAAAGAGAAAAAAATTTTTTTGATAGATTGTGGACCAGACTTTCGTTATCAAATGTTAAGAAGTAACCATGAAAAATTGAATGCGATTTTTATAACGCATGAACATCAAGATCATATAGGAGGATTAGACGATATAAGGTCAATTAATTTGAATATGAATCAATCTATTCCTATTTATGGGTTGCGTAGAGTTATAGAAAATTTAAAAAAAAGATTTTTTTATATTTTTTCAAAAAACAAAAAATCAAATATTTCTGTAATTACTGTTCATGAATTAGATGATTGTAAAAAATTTTTTTTTGTAGAAAATTCTAAAATTTTTCCTTTATCCATATGGCATGATTATCTTCCCATTTTAGGATTTCGTATAGAAAATTTTGCGTATATCACAGATGCCAGTCGTATTCCCATTCAAACAATACAAAAATTAAAAGGAATCAATATTTTAGTTTTAAATGTATTAAGAAAAGTTCCGAAAAACCCTTTTTCCATCATACTTGATGATACCTTAAATATCATTCGTGAAATATGCCCTCAAAAAACTTATTTGACACATATTAGTCATACATTTGGATTTCACGAAAAAATTGAACCACAGTTGCCTAAAAATGTTTATCTAGCTTACGATAAGCTAATTCTGAATTTATAA